A section of the Methanoregula formicica SMSP genome encodes:
- the rpsB gene encoding 30S ribosomal protein S2, translating to MTQATEMEIELKEPLIPVEEYLAAGVHIGTQQKSEDMKKFIYRVRGDGLYILDIRETDTRIKTAAKFLNQYEAPNILVVTSRQYGQYPAKKFADTIGAMSATGRFIPGLLTNPVLEGYIEPQVIVITDPIGDAQVINEAVQCGIPVVALCDTNNMTKFVDLVIPTNNKGRKALSMIYFLLTREMLRLRGISTALTSEDFETDF from the coding sequence ATGACCCAAGCAACAGAAATGGAAATTGAACTGAAAGAACCGCTCATCCCCGTCGAGGAGTACCTCGCAGCCGGCGTCCACATCGGCACCCAGCAGAAGAGCGAGGATATGAAGAAGTTCATCTACCGCGTCCGCGGCGATGGCCTCTACATCCTCGACATCCGCGAGACCGACACCCGGATCAAGACTGCCGCGAAGTTCTTAAACCAGTACGAGGCCCCGAACATCCTTGTCGTCACCTCACGGCAGTACGGCCAGTACCCGGCCAAGAAGTTCGCCGACACCATCGGCGCCATGTCGGCAACCGGCCGTTTCATCCCGGGCCTCCTGACAAACCCCGTCCTTGAGGGCTACATCGAGCCGCAGGTCATCGTCATCACCGACCCGATCGGCGACGCGCAGGTCATCAACGAGGCAGTCCAGTGCGGTATCCCCGTTGTTGCGCTCTGTGATACCAACAACATGACCAAGTTCGTGGATCTCGTCATCCCCACCAACAACAAGGGTCGCAAGGCACTCTCGATGATCTACTTCCTCTTAACCCGCGAGATGCTCCGGCTCCGCGGTATCTCAACGGCGCTCACCTCAGAGGACTTCGAGACAGACTTTTAA
- the amrB gene encoding AmmeMemoRadiSam system protein B: MKMRACAVAGMFYPREPSHLEQLLEKFFSAVPDVAGRPLGIVSPHAGYIYSGQVAATAFGAIPPDFSGTFVIIGPSHRGYITCVSEVPWETPLGVVDTDTEFVRALDMETDELSHRDEHSIEVQVPFIKYRFPRARIAPVMMGQQDYPGAVRLGEKIFAAIRRTKRDVRIVASSDFSHYVPEKKAKEEDLFAIDALRSLDTREFYRRIAEKRITACGYGPITAMVTACTGLGAKAAELIRYATSGETTGDYREVVGYASIAVI, translated from the coding sequence ATGAAGATGCGTGCATGCGCAGTGGCTGGCATGTTCTATCCGCGCGAGCCCTCCCATCTCGAACAACTGCTGGAGAAGTTCTTCTCGGCAGTTCCTGACGTGGCAGGAAGGCCGCTTGGCATTGTCTCACCCCACGCCGGGTACATCTATTCGGGCCAGGTGGCGGCAACCGCCTTTGGCGCCATTCCTCCCGACTTCTCCGGCACCTTTGTCATCATCGGGCCGTCGCACCGCGGGTACATCACCTGCGTCTCCGAGGTCCCGTGGGAGACCCCGCTCGGTGTCGTGGACACGGATACGGAGTTCGTCCGGGCTCTCGATATGGAGACTGACGAACTCTCCCACCGGGACGAGCACTCGATTGAGGTTCAGGTGCCGTTCATCAAGTACCGCTTCCCCCGGGCGCGGATCGCTCCGGTGATGATGGGGCAGCAGGACTACCCGGGAGCGGTACGGCTCGGGGAGAAGATCTTTGCTGCGATCCGGAGGACAAAACGGGATGTCCGGATCGTTGCCTCGAGCGACTTCTCGCACTACGTGCCCGAGAAGAAGGCAAAGGAGGAGGACCTCTTTGCAATCGATGCCCTCAGGAGTCTTGACACAAGGGAATTCTACCGGCGGATCGCGGAGAAGCGGATCACAGCCTGTGGCTACGGCCCGATCACCGCCATGGTGACGGCCTGCACCGGCCTTGGTGCAAAAGCTGCGGAGCTGATCCGGTACGCGACAAGCGGTGAGACAACAGGTGACTATCGCGAAGTCGTCGGCTATGCCAGTATTGCGGTGATCTAG
- the mvk gene encoding mevalonate kinase, translating to MATWSAPGKVFLFGEHAVVYGKMGIAMAIRPRVFVTVRDTKRPSRAKSPYIDSCFEAMGVIGSVYINSQIPSSSGLGSSAAVTVATLAAINDEFNLNKTREDIAAMAFEIEKTVQKGRASPTDTTVSTYGGIVLITGGSRRRLPPQNMHLVVGDSLVSHSTSRMVEQVADLKKRHPEIVDPVLDAIQGVSMSAIHQLSNPRELGRYMNMNNSLLEVLGVGHPQLAKMILASRQAGAFGAKITGAGGGGSMVALCPKQLKHRVAKAIESCDGRAIVTAIDTEGVRKEKNV from the coding sequence TTGGCAACATGGAGTGCGCCGGGCAAGGTGTTCCTGTTCGGCGAGCATGCGGTGGTATACGGCAAGATGGGGATAGCCATGGCCATTCGGCCCCGGGTCTTTGTCACCGTTCGCGACACAAAGAGGCCTTCGCGGGCAAAGTCCCCCTATATTGACAGCTGCTTTGAAGCAATGGGTGTTATCGGGAGCGTGTACATCAACTCGCAGATCCCGAGCTCCTCGGGCCTTGGGTCATCTGCCGCTGTCACGGTTGCAACGCTTGCGGCTATTAACGATGAGTTCAACCTGAACAAAACCCGTGAGGATATCGCCGCCATGGCGTTCGAGATCGAGAAAACCGTGCAGAAGGGGAGGGCAAGCCCCACGGACACCACGGTCTCGACGTACGGCGGGATCGTCCTCATCACGGGCGGTTCACGGCGGCGGCTTCCCCCCCAGAACATGCATCTCGTGGTCGGCGACTCGCTTGTCTCCCACAGCACCTCGCGGATGGTCGAGCAGGTGGCCGATCTCAAAAAAAGGCACCCGGAGATCGTTGATCCGGTTCTCGATGCGATCCAGGGCGTCAGCATGAGTGCCATCCACCAGCTGAGTAATCCCCGCGAGCTCGGAAGATACATGAATATGAACAACTCGCTCCTCGAGGTCCTCGGCGTTGGGCACCCGCAGCTGGCAAAGATGATCCTTGCCTCCCGCCAGGCCGGGGCGTTCGGTGCGAAGATCACGGGGGCCGGCGGGGGCGGGAGCATGGTGGCCCTCTGCCCCAAGCAGCTCAAGCACCGCGTGGCAAAGGCAATCGAGTCCTGCGATGGCCGGGCTATCGTGACTGCTATCGATACGGAAGGCGTGCGAAAGGAGAAAAATGTCTGA